TCTTGAGGAGAAGCAGAGAACTCTTGATGAAAACATCGAAGAGATAAAGGGAAAAATAGAGGAGGTGTCGGGTCTTACCCGCGAGTCAGCGAAAGCCGAACTGGTAAGACTGGTTGAGGACGATGCAAGACACGAGGCGGCGAAAAGACTCAAGCAGATAGAAGAAGAGTGCAATTCCTCGGCCGAGCGGAAGGCGAAAGACATAATATCCCTTGCCATACAGAGATATTCCGGAAGCTACACGAGCGAGAAAACGGTGTCGGTCGTCAATCTTCCGAGCGACGACGTAAAGGGAAGAATTATCGGGCGCGAAGGACGGAACATCCGCTCCATAGAGCTTCGTACCGGGGTGGACATCATTATTGACGACACGCCCGAGACGGTTGTGATTTCGTGCTTTAATCCCATCAGGCGGGAAGTGGCGAAAATTTCGCTTGAGCGGCTTATAGCAGACGGAAGAATTCACCCCGCAAGAATCGAGGAAGTGGTAACCGAGGTTGAAAAGGAAATAGAAAGGGAGATACAGAAAGAGGGGGAACAGGCTCTTTTTGATCTCGGCATAAGCGGCATGCACCCGGAACTGATAAACAAGCTTGGGATGCTTAAATACAGAACAAGTTACTCGCAGAACATACTCAATCACTCGATTGAGGTAGGGTTCATCTGCGGGATGCTCGCTTCCGAAATCGGTTACAACGAGAAGCTCGCTAAAAGAGCCGGGCTGCTCCACGACATAGGAAAAGCGGTTGATCACGAGGTTGAAGGCTCCCACGTGGACATAGGAGCGAACATCGTCAAAAAATATGGCGAACCCCCCGAAATTATTGACGCGCTTGAAAAAACCCATGACCCCCAACCCCAGGGAATCCTGCCGCTTCTCGTACAGGCAGCCGACGCCATCTCCGCCGCTCGTCCCGGCGCCCGGAGAGAAACGTATGAGAATTACGTGAAAAGGATCGAGAGCATAGAAGGCGTCGCGAGTTCTTTCCCGGGCGTTGAGAGATGTTATGCGATCCAGGCCGGAAGAGAGGTAAGGGTGATAGTGGAAAGCGACCAGGTGAGCGACGAGGAAGGAGCTATCCTTTCCCACGAAATAGCCAAGAAGATAGAAAAAGAGGTCGTTTATCCGGGTCAGATAAAAATCATGGTCATAAGGGAAAGCAGGGCAACGGCATATGCTTCATAGAGAACATAACGGCACTTCTGCCCCCGCCTTAAGGTTTATGGTATATTAGACACCACTTAAAGGGGAAAAACCGGCGGACGGGACTTCTCAAGGAGGATAAAATGTCACCACGAAGAAACGAGGAAGCGGAGAAAACACTCGAGCGGTTCAACAAGGAAGCGCTTGATTTCATGATTGAGAACCAGAGCAAAATCGCCTGCGCAATAGTCTACGCCCTGTCTCATCTGAACCAGCCGCTCATCGCGGGATACCAGCGCTATTTCAACAATAACGTAATCTTGAAATACGATTCAAAAACGGTATTTGCCCACAACCCAGATCTTCCAGATTTTCTGTGCGCGTATTTCATTTTAGTGAGAAAACCGGACAAGGCCGACAAAAAGGAAATCATTGAAGACTCCAAGATATACGTCAACAATTTCCTGGAGTTTAACATGGAGATACTTTCCGGTATATCCTGCTTCGTCTTTGACATAGAAAACGGCGAGGTAATCGAAAGAGTCGACCGAGGGAGAAAGGAAAGCATGGAATCCGTCGAGTTTCTCAATATCTGAGCGTTCCGCTATTTTGTCCTTTCGATTTAAAGACCGGGAAATGAAATTGACCTTGGAACTGTCTTGAGAATTCTTGGACTAGAGGTTTTGAGCGCTGAAACTAGACATGTTTCAGCGAGTCGATAAGAGCACCAAGCGGTTTGTCGGACCCAGAGAACCTGTCCTTGAAAGTTCCTCCGTTTTCAAGCTTAAGCACACCCCTTGGGCACACGGCTGCACACACTCCGCATCCGACGCACGACGCTCTCACTATGTTTTCGCCCTTCTGCGCGTAAGCCCTGACATCTATGCCCATCTCGCAGTAGGTGGAACAGTTCCCGCACGACATGCACTGGTCGCCGTTTGTGGTAATTCTGAACCTTGAAAGGTACCTCTGGAAAATCCCGAGGACGGCCGCCATAGGACAACCGAACCGACACCATACCCTGCTTCCCATTATGGGGTAGAAACCCACGCCTATGACCCCAGAAAAAATGGCCCCTATGTAGAACCCGTACCATTTCTTAAGAGACATCGAGGCTTCTCCGAACACCGCCCCCGATGTTGCGGAGTTAACCCAGAGAAGAACCGTCGTAACAACGATAAAAACCAGCACGGAATGAACGAGCCAGCGCTCTGTGCGCCACGCCTTTTTCGATTTGTCCGAGAGATGTCTAAACGGATCCCCCATGGTTTCCGCAAGCCCACCGCAGCCACAGACCCAGGAGCAGTACCATCTCTTGCCGAAATAGTAGGTAAGAAGCGGAGTGGCGATGAAGGTCATCACGGCCCCCCAGAAAATAAGGAACATTCCAAGTCCCCCGGGATGATTAACGAAATAGCTTAAAGTGCCCGGGAACAAGTATTCAGGTTTAAGCGGCCAAAAGTAGCTTAGGTAGAACTCGGGCTGGTTAAAGAGCATAAGTAGGTTGGGGATAAGAAAGGCGAACCCAAGCTGGAAAAACATAACGGAAGCCGTTCTTATTTTCTGGTAGCGATTATGCCTGTATTTCATGAACATTCTTACTCCGAAAATGAAAACGGCCAGGGTGTAGAGAAAACCGTAGAAAAACCAGTTGTTGGCAGGAGAACCTGAAAGGGCCAGAGAAAGCGGGTTTACGATCTTTATTCCCCCCGCCAAGTATTCGGGAAACCAGTAGAGAGCTATGTAGAAACCGGTGAACACAATGCCGACAAGCCAGCCGAGAACCCCTTTGTTGGTTAGCCCCCTGAAGTAGATGTTATCATGCTTGATTCCTGGAACAGTGCCCTTGAAGTTAAGATGAAAGTAAAACGCCGTACCGAAGAAGACAGGAAGGAATACCAGGAGAAATCCGGCCCATGTGCCGCCCGGAGGCATACCCATGGACTGAAGAGCAAACATCAGTATTCCGAAGCCCAAAACGGCAAGAGAAAGTTTCTCTCCGGTTCCAAGCGGCTTGTCCGGGGCCTTCTCCGGCTCCTCAAAACCAAGGGTTTCTTCATTAAAATCGTAATCTATAATTTTTTGTTCCATCAGGCAGCCTGTTTTCTTATTTCCTTTATTATTTCCGCCTCGCATTTTTCATAGAATTCCGGGTCGAAATTGGCATCCCCCAGATGATCGAGCACATAGTCAAGGGATCTCTTCTCCGCCACCCAGCTCTCGCAAACCCTGTGGCTGTAGCGAAGGCCCATGACGTTTATGCCGCAGACAACTCCGCCCTTCGTAACGATTCTTATTGAACGGCCGTGATCGGGATGCTCCCAGTAAAAATTGTCCTCCCCTTCAACGGGAAGGTTTCTCACTGTACCGTAAGTCTGGTACTCAAGATCGAAAAACTTGGCCGAGTTATACCATATCCCCGGGTCATACACGCTGTGTCGGCCGGCTATTACCTCTCCCGCCACTTTTCCCTGGTTCTTGCCCGTGTACCAGACCTGCTGAATAAGGTTCCTTCCCTCCCCCTCGGTGATTATCTCGGCGCAGTCCCCGGCAGCAAACACATCCGGGGTATCGGTCCTGAAGCTCCAGTCAACTAGGATCCCCCTCCCTGTCTTTATCCCGCTTGCCTTGGCAAGGGCTACGTTGGGACTTACCCCCGCAGTGAGACCGACGATCTGGCATTCTATGAATTCCTCTTCGTTAGTCACAACTCCCCGCACTCTTCCGGAATCGTCCCCTACTATCTCCTTAAGTTCCGTTAAGAGCCTGAGATCGATCCCCTGCTCCAGAATCACGCGGTTTATCATCCGCGATTCCTCAATCGGAAGAACGTTAGTCCAGTAGGACTCTTCTCTCACTAGGAATGTGACGTGGATATTGCGAGAATGGAGCATCTCGGCAAGTTCGATCCCGATCAGGCCCCCTCCGACTATAACGGCGCTTTGGGCTCCCTTTACGTTCTCGTAAAGAAGCCTGAGATCCATAAGGCTGTAGAGGCCCTGCACTCCTCCGAGATCCTGTCCGGGCCACCCGAACTTGTTTGATTTGGATCCCGTGGCGATAAGCAGCTTATCGAACGAAACGGGATCTTTTTCGTGCATAATGAGTTTTTTTCCGGCAGCATCGATTTCGGTAACCCAGCCCCTTACCAAATCAATGCGGTTTTTCCTCCAGAGACTGTCTTCGTAGGGCTTGGTGTCCTTGTAGCTCATGTGGCCCATGAATATGTACATAAGCGCCGGGCGGGAATAGTGAAAGGAGGATTCCCCCGAGATCACGACGATCTCCCAGTCGGGCTGGAGCCTGCGTATGCTCAGAGCAGCTGCAACTCCGGTCACCCCATTTCCGATAATCGCTACGCGCATGCCTAGTTTTCTCCCCTACCGCAAACCGAGTTAAACTCTACGCACAGGGCAGATGCTACTTCTCGAACCGCTCTCTCTGGTCCGGATTGTTCTCGAGAAAAGCTTGCAGATGCCTGTCCGAATAAGATCCCTTCGGGTAGTACTGGTCGTAGAAATCCACGTCTATGTGCATCGCCTGAAAAACTAATCTCATGTACATGGGATCAATAAACGCGGGAAATCTGCCGTAAGTGTCATAAATGTAGTTCGCAACATCCCTTACAATCTGCATGGTGGTCTCCGTCGGTCTTGGGGCCTTCATGAGATGCCTGTCGGGTTCCGTATAAGGAAAAGGCTTGTCGGACTCCCAGGCTTTCCACTTGTGGGCCAAGAAGTGATCAATCGCATCATCCATATTCTCGTAGTAAGGCGGACAGTAGGCTTCAAAAACCCCGTCCTTTCCCACGGGAACGGTAGTGGGAGGATCGATCGTACCCTTTTTCGGCTGGATGAACCGGAATCCGAGCCCTTTGAACAGGTTCGGGGCGGCTCCCATGGCAAATCTCGGTATGAAGCCCGTAAACGCCCATCCCGCAAGCCCGAGGGGCTGTAGGGCAAGGGCCATGTTCTGCGTAATAAACGCCTGCTCAACGTTAAGTCCCGTTAGGATTCTTACTTCAAGGTCAAACAGAGAAAGCTTGATTTCACCCTTGAGCCTGCCACTCTCCACCCACTTCTCAACGCCCGCGGGCTTCCCGGTAAGATCGTCGATAATCGTGAATCCGTAGCTGTGAGCACAGTAAAGGGTAAGAAGATTCAGATATTCCTCAGTTACGTCCGTGACCGGAACAAAAAGCGTGGAGCCGGGCTTGTTTGCATTCCACTGGTTAAACTCGAAAAGCCCCGGCATCTTATCGGGCATGTCCGCCCTTCCGTCCTCAAGTTTGTTAAGGCTTTCCCTGTAAAGTTCTAGGACCCTAGCGATTTTCTCCTCGCGGGAGAGCTTGAAAAACAGATCGATCTCATGCTCCTTGGGAAGCATGTTCTTCACGTCCACGTGGTAGAGGCCGTTGTCGTTTGTGAAAAAAAGCTCAGTCCCGTGGTTATTGCACGCAGAAGGCCAGGTTCTTCCCGTCCACTGGCAGAGAAGGTCTATCCCGTTCTCCGGCGGCAAGTCGGCCAAGCAAAGCCCGGTGAGCCCCGTTCCGGCCCACACCAGAAGTGCTTCCTCCACCTCGGTAAGGGGCACGGGATCA
The window above is part of the Candidatus Dadabacteria bacterium genome. Proteins encoded here:
- the rny gene encoding ribonuclease Y; translated protein: MQAQSILLFLLLFGLGFAAHFIYKMIREKNGISKSQSQAQIIIEKAEKQAEEIRNRAENRAKKLVKDRNSQMQKMSSEKRREFSATEKKLKAREEKLGKEYEEIDRKKTELEEVQTDLESKDLALEEKQRTLDENIEEIKGKIEEVSGLTRESAKAELVRLVEDDARHEAAKRLKQIEEECNSSAERKAKDIISLAIQRYSGSYTSEKTVSVVNLPSDDVKGRIIGREGRNIRSIELRTGVDIIIDDTPETVVISCFNPIRREVAKISLERLIADGRIHPARIEEVVTEVEKEIEREIQKEGEQALFDLGISGMHPELINKLGMLKYRTSYSQNILNHSIEVGFICGMLASEIGYNEKLAKRAGLLHDIGKAVDHEVEGSHVDIGANIVKKYGEPPEIIDALEKTHDPQPQGILPLLVQAADAISAARPGARRETYENYVKRIESIEGVASSFPGVERCYAIQAGREVRVIVESDQVSDEEGAILSHEIAKKIEKEVVYPGQIKIMVIRESRATAYAS
- a CDS encoding 4Fe-4S binding protein encodes the protein MRGGNNKGNKKTGCLMEQKIIDYDFNEETLGFEEPEKAPDKPLGTGEKLSLAVLGFGILMFALQSMGMPPGGTWAGFLLVFLPVFFGTAFYFHLNFKGTVPGIKHDNIYFRGLTNKGVLGWLVGIVFTGFYIALYWFPEYLAGGIKIVNPLSLALSGSPANNWFFYGFLYTLAVFIFGVRMFMKYRHNRYQKIRTASVMFFQLGFAFLIPNLLMLFNQPEFYLSYFWPLKPEYLFPGTLSYFVNHPGGLGMFLIFWGAVMTFIATPLLTYYFGKRWYCSWVCGCGGLAETMGDPFRHLSDKSKKAWRTERWLVHSVLVFIVVTTVLLWVNSATSGAVFGEASMSLKKWYGFYIGAIFSGVIGVGFYPIMGSRVWCRFGCPMAAVLGIFQRYLSRFRITTNGDQCMSCGNCSTYCEMGIDVRAYAQKGENIVRASCVGCGVCAAVCPRGVLKLENGGTFKDRFSGSDKPLGALIDSLKHV
- a CDS encoding NAD(P)/FAD-dependent oxidoreductase — protein: MRVAIIGNGVTGVAAALSIRRLQPDWEIVVISGESSFHYSRPALMYIFMGHMSYKDTKPYEDSLWRKNRIDLVRGWVTEIDAAGKKLIMHEKDPVSFDKLLIATGSKSNKFGWPGQDLGGVQGLYSLMDLRLLYENVKGAQSAVIVGGGLIGIELAEMLHSRNIHVTFLVREESYWTNVLPIEESRMINRVILEQGIDLRLLTELKEIVGDDSGRVRGVVTNEEEFIECQIVGLTAGVSPNVALAKASGIKTGRGILVDWSFRTDTPDVFAAGDCAEIITEGEGRNLIQQVWYTGKNQGKVAGEVIAGRHSVYDPGIWYNSAKFFDLEYQTYGTVRNLPVEGEDNFYWEHPDHGRSIRIVTKGGVVCGINVMGLRYSHRVCESWVAEKRSLDYVLDHLGDANFDPEFYEKCEAEIIKEIRKQAA